The sequence GTGGACCAGTTCCTGCCCCGGCTGCACCAGGGGCTGCGAGTGACCTTCACCGTCGTCCTGCTGGTGGGCGGCGCGCTGTGTGCGCTGCGGGCGGTCAATCACTGGGTGCGCTGCGAGCGCGCGATGCGGCGCGGTGAGGACCTGCCGGTCACCCGCTTCCCCACGGCGCTGGCGCTGAGCGTCGGCCTCCTGGCGGTGGCGGTGGTCGTACTGGTCCTCCTGGGCCGGACGACCTGACCGGTGGCGGGCACAGTGACCCCGGGCGCGGGGCCGCCGCGGCCGGCGCCCGACCGGGACCCGGGGCTGCAGCCGGAGCGGACCAGGCTGGCGTGGCGGCGTACCACGCTGTCCGCCACGGCGATGGCGGTGCTGGCCGCCCGTCAGCTGCTGCGGAACGCCGCTCCCGGGCCGGTGGAGGTGGTGCTGGCGGCGCTGACCGGCCTGTTGTGGATCGCGTTCGTGGCGCTCGCGCACCGCCGGATGCAGGCCATGGTCACCGGCCGCCCGCCGGGCCTCTCCCCGCGGACGGCCCTGCTGCTGGTCGGCTGCACCTTCGGGCTGGCGCTGTGCGGCGCGGTGATATTGCTACCGGGGCACTGAGCCGGGTGCCTGGCCGGGGTGCCGGGCCGGGAAGCTCAGCCGTAGTGCCGGGCAGGGGTGCGACGCCACCGCCGAGCGCGGTGGAGGTACCGTGACGCGACCCCCGCCGTCCCGGGTCGGGACCGACTCCCGCCCCGGCAGCGGGGCATGAGGGACCACCGGACGAGGGGACACAGACCCGCATGGGCGACTCGGCAGCACGGAACACGCCGGCACAGACCACGGCAGCACACACCTCGGCGGCACCGCCCCCCGAGCCCTACCTCACCGAACTGGCCGCCGGGGTGCACGCCTTCATCCAGCCGGACGGCGGCTGGTGCCTGAACAACGCGGGCTTCATCACCGACGGGGACGCCACCCTGGTCGTGGACACCGCCGCCACCGAGAGCCGGGCGCGCGTGCTGCGCCGCCGGATCGCCGAGAGCGGCGCGCCCGCGCCCCGCATGGTGGTCAACACGCACCACCACGGCGACCACACCTACGGCAACTGCGTCTTCGCGCCCGAGGCGACGGTCATCGGGCACGCCTCCTGCCGCCGTGAGCTGCTGGCCGCCGGACAGCAGTTGCACGCGGTCTGGCCCGAGGTGGAGTACGGCGACATCCGGGTGACGGCGCCCGAGGTCACCTACACCGACGAGCTGGCCCTGCACGTCGGGGACACCGAGGTGCGGCTGATCCACCCGGGCGTGGCGCACACCACCGGCGACACCGTCGTCTGGCTGCCGCGGCAGCGCATCGTCTTCGCCGGCGATCTGGTCTTCCACGGCGGTACCCCGTTCGTCTTCATGGGGTCGCTGTCCGGGTCGCTGCGGGCGCTGGAGCTGCTGCGCACCCTGGACGCGGTCACCGTCGTCCCCGGGCACGGCCCGGTGACCGGCCCCGAGGTGTACGACGGCATCGAGCGCTATCTGCGGTTCGTCGGCCGGCTGGCGCAGGAGGGCCGGGCGGCCGGCCTTACGCCGCTGGAGGTGGCCCGGGAGGCGGACCTCGGCCCGTTCGCGGAGCTGGCCGAGAGCGAGCGGCTGGTGGCGAATCTGCACCGGGCGTACGCGGAGCTGGCGGGCACCGCGCCGGGCGCCCCGCTCGACCTGATGGCCGGGTTCGGCGATATGACGGTGATGAACGGCGGGGTGCCGATGGCGTGTCACGCCTGACCACAGCCGTGCTGCCGGAGGCCTGAGAGGAGGCCGGGGCGAACGGGCCGGGGCGTCCCGGGCCTCCGGTACGGCGGAGACGTGGCGGAAAATCCTCGCGTGACCCACGCCCCACGCCCCGGCACTGGACGCCATACCGACTAGTCGGCATGATCGTGCTGCAACCGGTCGACCGACCGACCGTCCACTCCGTACGGAGGAGCACGATGAGCAAGGGCACCCCTCCCCCGCAGGCCCAGGACCGGGAGGATCCCCCCGGTCTCGACCTGGAGCGATTGCGTGAGCATCTGGGCCGGGAGCGGCCGGGGCTGGCCGGCGGCCCGCTGCGGGCCCGGCTGATCGAGGGCGGGCGGTCCAACCTCACCTACCGCGTCACCGACGGTGCCGCCTCCTGGGTCGTCCGCCGGCCGCCGCTCGGCCATGTGCTGGCGACCGCGCACGACATGCGGCGCGAGCACCGGGTCATCAGCGCCCTGCACGAGACGCCGGTGCCGGTGCCCGAGGCGCTGCTGCTGTGCGAGGACGAGTCGGTCATCGGCGCACCCTTCTATGTGATGGAGCTGGTCGAGGGCGTGCCCTACCGCACGGCCGACCAGCTGGCCCCGCTCGGGCCCGAGCGCACCCGGGCCGTGGTGCTCTCCCTGGTCGATACACTCGTGGACCTGCACGCGGTGGACCCGGAGGCGATCGGGCTCGGCGACTTCGGCCGCCCCGAGGGCTTCCTGGAGCGCCAACTGCGTCGCTGGGGCAAGCAGTTGAGCGCGTCGAAGAACCGTGACCTGCCCGGGATCGACGAGCTGCACGAGACGCTGGGCCGGTCGCTGCCCGCCTCGCCCGCCCCGGCCGTCGTCCACGGCGACTACCGCCTCGACAACGTCCTGATCGGGGCCGACGACACCCTCAAGGCCGTCCTGGACTGGGAGATGTCCACGCTCGGCGATCCGCTGACCGACCTCGGCCTGCTGGCGATGTACAGCTCGGACCTGGGCCTGCCCCGGTCGCCGGTGAGCACCACCAGCGGCGCCCCCGGCCACCCCTCGCCGGGCGAGCTGATCGAGCGCTATGCCACCCGCTCCGGCCGGGACACCTCCGCCATCGCCTGGTACACGGCGTTCGCCTGGTTCAAGCTCGCCGTGATCCTCGAAGGCATCCACTACCGCTTCACGCTCGGCCAGACCGTCGGCGCCGGGTTCGACCGGATCGGCGAGCTCGTCCCCGTCTTCATCGACCACGGACTCTCCACCCTCAAGGAAGGCTGAGGCACCCATGGACTTCGCATTCGACGCCCGGACCG is a genomic window of Streptomyces sp. Edi2 containing:
- a CDS encoding DUF202 domain-containing protein encodes the protein MILTEALRSAGAAVRLWFSPARVREEGETPDYRFSLANERTFLAWLRTGLALIGGGFAVDQFLPRLHQGLRVTFTVVLLVGGALCALRAVNHWVRCERAMRRGEDLPVTRFPTALALSVGLLAVAVVVLVLLGRTT
- a CDS encoding DUF202 domain-containing protein is translated as MAGTVTPGAGPPRPAPDRDPGLQPERTRLAWRRTTLSATAMAVLAARQLLRNAAPGPVEVVLAALTGLLWIAFVALAHRRMQAMVTGRPPGLSPRTALLLVGCTFGLALCGAVILLPGH
- a CDS encoding MBL fold metallo-hydrolase translates to MGDSAARNTPAQTTAAHTSAAPPPEPYLTELAAGVHAFIQPDGGWCLNNAGFITDGDATLVVDTAATESRARVLRRRIAESGAPAPRMVVNTHHHGDHTYGNCVFAPEATVIGHASCRRELLAAGQQLHAVWPEVEYGDIRVTAPEVTYTDELALHVGDTEVRLIHPGVAHTTGDTVVWLPRQRIVFAGDLVFHGGTPFVFMGSLSGSLRALELLRTLDAVTVVPGHGPVTGPEVYDGIERYLRFVGRLAQEGRAAGLTPLEVAREADLGPFAELAESERLVANLHRAYAELAGTAPGAPLDLMAGFGDMTVMNGGVPMACHA
- a CDS encoding phosphotransferase family protein, whose translation is MSKGTPPPQAQDREDPPGLDLERLREHLGRERPGLAGGPLRARLIEGGRSNLTYRVTDGAASWVVRRPPLGHVLATAHDMRREHRVISALHETPVPVPEALLLCEDESVIGAPFYVMELVEGVPYRTADQLAPLGPERTRAVVLSLVDTLVDLHAVDPEAIGLGDFGRPEGFLERQLRRWGKQLSASKNRDLPGIDELHETLGRSLPASPAPAVVHGDYRLDNVLIGADDTLKAVLDWEMSTLGDPLTDLGLLAMYSSDLGLPRSPVSTTSGAPGHPSPGELIERYATRSGRDTSAIAWYTAFAWFKLAVILEGIHYRFTLGQTVGAGFDRIGELVPVFIDHGLSTLKEG